From a single Silene latifolia isolate original U9 population chromosome 6, ASM4854445v1, whole genome shotgun sequence genomic region:
- the LOC141587294 gene encoding uncharacterized protein LOC141587294 isoform X1, with amino-acid sequence MVELCALLMVAHKELLASDFMVDTLVPTSITHKDGGAGHGNSHEHNDPLEREETVLLLAIFEKIGGHLSAYIRLEQRKSQYEIDCEVAWLIVRAGISDALVSKIANAMFSRVYFADHERVSGRVYDKSLEQHCRPKLRTGSRYPKQAAMSMSRTLGISSSTVFAPALHSRYPKQAAMSMSLTRGISSSTVFSPALHIIVPETNADFAPLVSAKRLVDVLRRRHSPMRCISIVAALTGGFRCM; translated from the exons TGGTGGACACTCTGGTTCCAACATCAATCACTCACAAAGATGGAGGTGCTGGGCACGGGAACTCGCATGAACATAATGATCCACTCGAGAGAGAAGAGACGGTTTTACTACTAGCTATATTTGAAAAGATAGGTGGTCATCTTTCTGCATATATTAGATTGGAGCAACGAAAG AGCCAATATGAGATAGACTGTGAGGTTGCATGGCTCATTGTCAGGGCAGGCATTTCTGATGCACTAGTTTCAAAAATTGCTAACGCTATGTTCAG CAGGGTGTACTTTGCAGATCACGAGAGGGTATCAGGAAGGGTATATGACAAGTCGCTTGAACAACATTGTCGTCCTAAG CTTCGTACCGGGAGTAGGTATCCTAAACAAGCTGCTATGAGTATGTCACGGACTCTAGGCATTTCTTCGTCTACGGTGTTTGCTCCAGCTCTCCATAGTAGGTATCCTAAACAAGCTGCTATGAGTATGTCACTGACGCGAGGCATTTCTTCGTCTACGGTGTTTTCTCCAGCTCTCCATATAATTGTCCCCGAAACAAATGCAGATTTTGCCCCTCTCGTATCAGCAAAAAGATTGGTTGATGTGTTGCGTCGTCGACATTCTCCCATGCGGTGTATTTCCATTGTGGCTGCCTTGACTGGTGGATTCAGGTGCATGTGA
- the LOC141587294 gene encoding uncharacterized protein LOC141587294 isoform X2, with translation MVELCALLMVAHKELLASDFMVDTLVPTSITHKDGGAGHGNSHEHNDPLEREETVLLLAIFEKIGGHLSAYIRLEQRKSQYEIDCEVAWLIVRAGISDALVSKIANAMFRVYFADHERVSGRVYDKSLEQHCRPKLRTGSRYPKQAAMSMSRTLGISSSTVFAPALHSRYPKQAAMSMSLTRGISSSTVFSPALHIIVPETNADFAPLVSAKRLVDVLRRRHSPMRCISIVAALTGGFRCM, from the exons TGGTGGACACTCTGGTTCCAACATCAATCACTCACAAAGATGGAGGTGCTGGGCACGGGAACTCGCATGAACATAATGATCCACTCGAGAGAGAAGAGACGGTTTTACTACTAGCTATATTTGAAAAGATAGGTGGTCATCTTTCTGCATATATTAGATTGGAGCAACGAAAG AGCCAATATGAGATAGACTGTGAGGTTGCATGGCTCATTGTCAGGGCAGGCATTTCTGATGCACTAGTTTCAAAAATTGCTAACGCTATGTTCAG GGTGTACTTTGCAGATCACGAGAGGGTATCAGGAAGGGTATATGACAAGTCGCTTGAACAACATTGTCGTCCTAAG CTTCGTACCGGGAGTAGGTATCCTAAACAAGCTGCTATGAGTATGTCACGGACTCTAGGCATTTCTTCGTCTACGGTGTTTGCTCCAGCTCTCCATAGTAGGTATCCTAAACAAGCTGCTATGAGTATGTCACTGACGCGAGGCATTTCTTCGTCTACGGTGTTTTCTCCAGCTCTCCATATAATTGTCCCCGAAACAAATGCAGATTTTGCCCCTCTCGTATCAGCAAAAAGATTGGTTGATGTGTTGCGTCGTCGACATTCTCCCATGCGGTGTATTTCCATTGTGGCTGCCTTGACTGGTGGATTCAGGTGCATGTGA